The Mycolicibacterium mageritense genome contains a region encoding:
- a CDS encoding VOC family protein: MSDTPDVGFSGVHHLSLTVTDLEASVAWYQRVFRTERLDVKIPHYGREETGYSVLLPEPRSGLIFGLHTNTGNRGEPFDEARTGLDHVSFSVASRDDLVAWTVWLDSLGIDHTGVVDETDPIVYSTVVFRDPDNIQLELIVAP, translated from the coding sequence GTGAGTGATACACCCGACGTGGGCTTCAGCGGGGTTCACCATCTCTCGTTGACCGTCACCGATCTCGAAGCCAGCGTCGCCTGGTATCAGCGGGTGTTCCGCACCGAGCGCCTCGACGTGAAGATCCCGCACTACGGCCGGGAAGAGACCGGCTACAGCGTGCTGTTGCCCGAGCCCCGCTCCGGGCTGATCTTCGGTCTCCACACCAACACCGGCAATCGCGGCGAGCCATTCGACGAAGCCCGCACCGGACTCGACCACGTGTCGTTTTCGGTGGCCAGCCGCGACGACCTCGTGGCCTGGACGGTGTGGCTTGACTCGCTCGGCATCGACCACACCGGCGTGGTCGACGAAACGGACCCCATCGTCTACTCGACCGTGGTGTTCCGCGACCCCGACAATATTCAGCTCGAGCTCATCGTCGCGCCCTGA
- a CDS encoding ATP-binding protein — protein sequence MSEQCQVDELRTLFLFEHLGDAQLETLCAEGRVETLPPGPLFSEGDPATCFYVLIDGELVMSGRTAGVDVQTHRTTQRGAYCGAWSAYVPNAEQTYTVSVRLVRPSRFFVLDAEKFARFMQNEFPMAVHLLAGHTLGSLRQQQILGQRARLLGLGTITAGLTHQLNNPAAAISRAVSGLWDSGAKLQRKLAMFTDGGFTAESVRALVTIQDDATKHVRTSPGHELSALESADREEQLSDWFDDHGITHGWDYAPTFVDAGLGVDWLDRVAQSVGARQLVGAVEWLKHTIDTQLHTREIAEASRRISALLADAKQYSQMDRGDYRYVDLHELLRSTLMVFNTSVGADGPIGLVTEWDPELPEILCYAGDLNQVWTNIIENAVEAMAGHGTLTIRTGYECENMIRVEIIDDGPGIDDDIIDRIFTPFFSTKPVGEGTGLGLDLAWRIVEKHAGSVSVQSKPGDTRFIVCLPLEAPGPENAAAEVPVVRPTSA from the coding sequence ATGAGCGAGCAATGTCAGGTTGACGAGTTGCGCACCCTGTTCCTGTTCGAGCACCTCGGGGACGCGCAACTCGAAACGCTGTGCGCCGAGGGCCGTGTCGAGACTCTTCCGCCCGGGCCGCTGTTCAGTGAGGGCGATCCGGCGACGTGCTTCTACGTATTGATCGACGGCGAACTGGTGATGTCGGGCCGCACCGCGGGCGTCGATGTGCAGACGCATCGCACCACCCAGCGCGGCGCGTACTGCGGGGCGTGGTCGGCGTACGTGCCGAACGCGGAACAGACCTACACAGTCTCGGTACGGCTCGTTCGCCCGTCCCGGTTCTTCGTGCTCGATGCCGAGAAGTTCGCGCGGTTCATGCAAAACGAGTTCCCGATGGCGGTGCATCTGCTGGCCGGCCACACGCTCGGCAGCCTGCGCCAGCAACAGATCCTCGGCCAGCGGGCCCGGCTGTTGGGCCTGGGCACCATCACCGCGGGCCTGACACATCAGCTCAACAACCCGGCCGCGGCGATCAGCCGTGCCGTCAGCGGCTTGTGGGACAGCGGCGCCAAGCTGCAGCGCAAGTTGGCCATGTTCACCGACGGCGGTTTCACCGCCGAGTCGGTGCGGGCATTGGTGACCATCCAGGATGACGCGACCAAGCACGTCCGCACATCCCCGGGACACGAGCTCAGCGCGCTCGAATCGGCTGATCGCGAGGAACAACTCAGCGACTGGTTCGACGATCATGGCATCACTCATGGTTGGGATTACGCGCCGACGTTCGTGGACGCCGGCCTCGGCGTCGACTGGCTCGATCGCGTGGCGCAGTCGGTGGGGGCCAGGCAGCTGGTCGGGGCTGTCGAATGGCTCAAACACACCATCGACACCCAACTGCACACCCGTGAGATTGCCGAGGCCAGCCGGCGCATCTCGGCGCTACTGGCCGACGCCAAGCAGTACTCGCAGATGGATCGCGGTGACTACCGGTATGTCGACCTCCACGAACTCCTGCGCAGCACGCTCATGGTGTTCAACACCAGTGTCGGTGCCGACGGGCCCATCGGCCTGGTCACCGAATGGGATCCGGAGCTCCCCGAAATATTGTGTTACGCAGGTGATCTCAATCAGGTGTGGACCAACATCATCGAGAACGCGGTCGAGGCCATGGCCGGCCACGGCACGCTGACCATCCGGACCGGCTACGAGTGCGAGAACATGATCCGCGTCGAGATCATCGACGATGGTCCTGGTATCGATGACGACATCATCGATCGCATCTTCACCCCGTTCTTCTCGACCAAGCCCGTCGGCGAGGGCACGGGGCTAGGCCTGGACCTGGCGTGGCGGATC